Below is a genomic region from Litoribacterium kuwaitense.
TCGGCATGGTTTTCCAAGATTATGCCTTATTCCCACATATGACAGTAGCTAAAAATATTACGTACGGGCTTCGCAAGATGAATCGCAGAAAAAAGCAAGAACGACTTGAGGAATTGCTCGACTTAGTGAATTTAGCAGACTTTAAAGACCGCTATCCATATGAATTAAGCGGCGGTCAGCAGCAGCGCGTGGCCCTTGCGCGAGCACTCGCGCCTGCTCCAGCGCTGCTCGTTTGCGATGAGCCTTTCAGCAACTTAGACGCCAATCTGCAAGTGAAAATTCGCGATGAGCTGCACGGTATTTTGAAAAAAACCGGCGTCACTTCTATCTTTGTCACACACGATCAGGCCGATGCCCAAGCACTCGCGGATCGCATCGTTTTCATTGAAGACGGCATTATCAATACAGTCGGCCCCCCTGAGGAAGTACTTGGTTGCGCTAGCTTATTGATGTACACGAATTCTGAGTGACCGACGAGGCAAATAATAACCCAAAATGACCAGGCACAAGTTGCACTGGTCATTTGTCGTTTCATAAATTGGGCTCTATATTCATTGGCCTTTCATTGCGCTCGCTTACGACGCTCATTCACGAAATAGCTACAAACCACGTGAGCACAATATCCTCCAAAGCATCGATCTGCGTGTTCACGTGAAACATAGTTGCTCTCTTCACCGGCAGGTACCTGCACCCTTGAGGCTTATACCTAGTCTATAGCGTCTTAAGCGAACCGTCACGGGGGTTGAATTCGTAGATTCGCTTTGTCTCCCCCTCTGAGACATAAATCAAATAAACCCCTTGCGTCACTTGAAACATTGGGCCATTTTTGACAATGCCTTGTTGCGTAACATGTGAGTTCTCTACAGTAACTCTATCGTTATTGCTTTCCAGTGTACTTTGCACTTCAAGTCTTGCTTCATCATACGTATAAGCTGGCAATTGTGTGTAAAAATACGTATAGATCATTCCTGTGATTGTCGCTGTCGTTACGATGGACTAAATGAACGCCTTAACGCTGTTCTTTTTGTAGATATAAAATAATACGAACGCGAGCAAACTAACGCCTGCACTTAAATACATATACGGTTCTGTATTTAGCACTTTGCCGTATTGGTTATTTGTGACTCCAAACGAAATGACACTCCCCGTCAT
It encodes:
- a CDS encoding ABC transporter ATP-binding protein, which encodes MYVQIQNVHYQYKNSHKPTIKDFCLDIEQGETVTILGESGSGKSTLLRLIAGLETPSSGSISIDGKTIVDQKQFIPPEQRGVGMVFQDYALFPHMTVAKNITYGLRKMNRRKKQERLEELLDLVNLADFKDRYPYELSGGQQQRVALARALAPAPALLVCDEPFSNLDANLQVKIRDELHGILKKTGVTSIFVTHDQADAQALADRIVFIEDGIINTVGPPEEVLGCASLLMYTNSE